In one Parageobacillus genomosp. 1 genomic region, the following are encoded:
- the hisH gene encoding imidazole glycerol phosphate synthase subunit HisH encodes MIGIIDYGMGNLYSVSKALERLGYPFIISGHPDELKQVRGLILPGVGSFKDAMHILRETGLAEFIRVAAESGTPLLGICLGMQLLFEESEENGLTKGLGLLSGRVVRIPGAAANGERYKVPHMGWNRLKFHHPSPLLDNIEEGHVYFVHSYYVVTDDAKAVLASSTYNVEVPAVVGKENVFGTQFHPEKSGEVGMKILQNYVAIVEGKGNG; translated from the coding sequence AAGCGCTGGAGCGTCTTGGTTATCCATTTATTATTTCTGGTCATCCAGATGAATTAAAACAGGTACGGGGGCTCATTTTGCCAGGTGTCGGTTCGTTTAAAGACGCGATGCATATTTTGCGGGAAACCGGTTTGGCTGAATTCATCCGCGTCGCTGCGGAGAGCGGCACCCCGCTGCTTGGCATTTGCCTTGGCATGCAGCTGTTATTTGAAGAGAGCGAAGAAAACGGATTAACGAAAGGATTGGGACTGCTTAGCGGCCGTGTTGTTCGCATCCCTGGAGCGGCGGCAAACGGCGAACGCTATAAAGTGCCGCATATGGGCTGGAACCGGCTAAAGTTTCATCATCCTTCGCCGTTGCTTGACAATATAGAAGAAGGACATGTTTATTTTGTTCATTCCTATTATGTCGTGACAGACGATGCAAAGGCGGTGCTGGCAAGCAGCACATATAATGTCGAAGTGCCGGCTGTGGTCGGCAAAGAAAACGTATTCGGCACCCAGTTTCATCCGGAAAAAAGCGGCGAGGTAGGCATGAAGATATTGCAAAACTATGTGGCGATCGTAGAAGGAAAGGGGAACG